Part of the Solwaraspora sp. WMMA2065 genome is shown below.
GCCGCCGAGCAGGTGTTCAAGACGCTGGTGGCGCAGGTCGACGGGGCACTCGCCGTCGGCGTCGTGCCGGTCACCGGGGAGCTGGACCTGAAGGCTCTGGCGGTGGCGCTCGGTGGTAAGCGCGCGGTGCTGGCCGAGCGGGTGCTCGCCGAACGGACCACCGGGTACGTCCGGGGCGGGATCAGCCCGATCGGGCAGCGTAAACGCCTGCCGACGGTGCTGGACGCCTCGGCGCAGCGGTACGCCGAAATGTACGTCTCGGCCGGCCGCCGCGGGTTGCAGTTGAGTATCACTCCGGTTGACCTCGCAGCGGTGACTGGCGCCCGATTCGCCCCAATCGCTGCTCACTGATCCGGTCAGGCGACGGGCAGGTGTCCGCCGCGTTGCTGAATTGTTATCGCGAGCAACAAAACTGGTGACGTCACCGTCTTGTGCCCGGCGCCACACTCCTAATACGTTGCCGGACACAACAAAAACCGCGATGGCCCAGCTCAGCCCCAGGCCGTTGCCGTCGCCGGCCGGGCCTCCGGAGCTCACCAGCGCCCCGCGAGCCCACGCCCGAGACCGCACGACACACACCAGCACAACCCCTTGTACGCGAAACATCACCCTTCGAAAGGACCCGAGCGATGCGCAAAGGGATCCTCAGCACCGCC
Proteins encoded:
- the ybaK gene encoding Cys-tRNA(Pro) deacylase, whose protein sequence is MAGTATPATTLLTKRQITFQLHPYRVSPDTPDYGAAVAAALGVAAEQVFKTLVAQVDGALAVGVVPVTGELDLKALAVALGGKRAVLAERVLAERTTGYVRGGISPIGQRKRLPTVLDASAQRYAEMYVSAGRRGLQLSITPVDLAAVTGARFAPIAAH